The sequence GCGGTCGTAGCGGCGGGCGAGGCAGCGGCGATCAACGCCTGCCGGTCCGCGTTTGGTCTGCCCGCGAGCGATCTTGACTTAGTCGTGTCCGGAACGTGGTCGGTTCGGTGCGGGGGATCAATACCGTCGGGAATATGACCTCATCACTGTCAGCGCATGGTCCGATGCCGCCCTTGCCGCCGCACAGCGGGGGCACCGGTGGTTGGTCGACCGGCGCCAAGGTCGGCATCGTCGCGGCCATCTTCGGGGCCTTGGCGATCTGCGCGCTTCCGGTTGTGAATTTCTTCTTCATGGGGCCGGACATCGGCGATGCCAAGGCGGTCGCCGAGCAATACTTCGACCGAATCGAAGCGGGTGACGATGCCAGGGCATACCAGTTGCTCTGCGCCAAGGCCCAGAAGGCTACGACTCAAGACGCCTTCGTCGCCAAGCTGAAGGACAGCTCCCGCCCGGTCGATCACACCGTCCTCGACGGGGGGCTCCTGCACGCGTCCGGCTATGAGGCGTGGATCGACGTGCGGCTCGTCGAGGGGACCGGTGCGACCCGCGAGGTCAGGCTCTCCCTGGAGGGCAATGGCCGAGATCCCTGGCGGGTCTGCGGAGACACATTCATTTAGGCCGGGATCTTCGGCGTCAGCAGGGCCACCACGCATCGACGGTGCTCCCATGGATGTCAAGCTCCGCCGGGGCTCGGGTGCCATGAACCAGAAAGCCCGCCCACCATCCTCACTGTCTGCCGCCGACCCGCCCACCGTGGAAGCGGGCCGCCGCCCGGTCCGCCACGTCAAGCGGGCCTTGACGCCCGTACGGGCGCTGCTGGAACAGACTGAGTCGGCTCTCGTGTCACGGACCGCGCCCCCGGCGGACACCGCCACTGTGGCGCAGTTGACCCAACCTCGCCCGGCACGGACCCGGCTCCCGGGGTCGGAGCTGGCCGCCGGCGGCCACCCCTCCCCCTCCCAGGGTACGTCCTGGTCCTGGTGCTCGGTCTACGCAAGGGCGAGATGCTGGGGCTCACCTGGGCGGACATCGACCTCGACGCGGGGGAGTTGACCATCGATCGGCAGCTCCAGCGGGTCGGTGCCGAATTGCTGCACCGGGAGACGAAGACGGCCGCCTCGGACGCCACCCTGCCGCTGCCGGACATCTGCACCGTGGCCCTCAGCCGTCGCCGTGTCGCGCGGGCCGCTGCCCGGGATGCCGCCGGCCCGCCTGGCAGCCGTCGGACCTCCTCTTCACCACCCGCTACGGCCGGCCGGTCGAGCCACGCAACTTCACCGCTTCTGGGACCGCCGCTGTGAGGCGGCGGGAGTTCGGCGCATCACCGTGCGGGACGCCCGGCGGACTTGTGCCTCGCTTCTGGCGGACCTGGACGTGCACCCCCGGGTGGCGATGCAGATCCTCCGGCACGCGCAGTTCGCCATCACCATGGAGATCTACACGGTCTCGTCGGCGGCCACCCGCGACGCCCTCAAGCGGCTCGGCAGCACGCTGGACCGGTAAGGCACTACTGCTGTACTTCGCTGCTGTACCGGCCTGAATTACGGCAACAGCGGCCCCGTAAAGGGCCGCTGACCAGCGGAGGAGTGGGCCGCCAGGGACTCGAACCCTGAACCTATGGATTGCAGGTTTGGCCGAGGACCGGACTGGAAAGGAAGGGTGCCGCTCGAAGAGGGGACCCCATCATGTCTGATGCCAGCACAGACCGCGACGACCGGCCGGCCGAGGTGAGCGACCCGCTGCTGTGGCGGCTCGCCACCGCGGTGGCCGACACCCACCAGCCGGACGAGAACGGCGCCTGCGACAACGGGAGCTGCTTCGGCGCGGCCTGGCCCTGCGCCGCCTGGAACCGCGCACAGGAGGGGCTGCGGGCGGCGCAGAGCACTCCGCGTACGGCCGGGACCGAGCGGGCCCTCGACCAGGACCCGTCGGCGGACAGGGGTCGCCCCGCTCCCCAGCCCACCCCGCCGCAGTCCGACCGTGCGCCGGTGGAGGTCACGCCCGCAGCTTGACTCGCCTGCCCGCGCAATCCGCGATCTTCTACCGGTCCGCGGGAATTCCACCTTTCAGGAGGGCCGCAGGTGGGCGCGGCGCGCCTTACGGCCGGTCTCGTACGCAGCGCGGGCGGCCCGCGCCGCCGCGGTGGCCGATACCTCGGCGACCGGCACGTCCCACCAGGCGCCGCCGGCCGGGCCGGGCTCCATCGGGTCGGTCGAGACGTGCACGACCGTCGTCCGGTCCGCCGCCTTCGCCGCCGCCAGCCCGGCGCGCAGCTCGGCCATGGTGGTCACCCGGATCACCTCGGCGCCCAGGCTGGCCGCGTTCGCCGCCAGGTCGACCGGCAGCGGCCCGCCGGCCCGATCCCGGTACGCGGTGCCGAGCCGCTGCGCGCCGACGCTCTCGGAGAGCCGGCCGATCGAGGCGAAGCCCTGGTTGTCGACCAGCACCACGACCAGCTTGACGCCCTCGGCGACCGCGGTGACCAGTTCGCTCGGCAGCATCAGGTAGGAGCCGTCGCCGACCAGGGCGAACACCTCCCGGTCGGGCGCGGCCAGCTTCACCCCGATGCCACCGGCGATCTCGTAGCCCATGCAGGAGTAGCCGTACTCGACGTGGTAGGCCTTCGGGTCGGTGCTGCGCCACAGCTTGTGCAGGTCACCGGGCATCGACCCGGCTGCGCAGACCACCACGTCCCGCGGGCCGGCGGCGTCGTTGACCGCGCCGATGAGCGCCGCCTGCGTCGGCGCGGCGTCCGCTGCGACGCGCCGGGCCTGGTCCACCACGGCCGCCCACCGGGCGCCCAGCTCCGCGACCGTGGACCGGTACGCCGGCGCGGTGGCCCAGTCGCCGCACGCCGAGCTCAGCGCGGCGAGGGTCTCCCGGGCGTCGCCGACCACCTGCGCTCCGGACAGCTTGGCGGCGTCGAAGCCGGTGATGTTGAGGTTGACGAACCGGGCGTCGCCGAACAGGGTGCCCGAGGCGGTGGTGAAGTCGCTGTAGCGGGTGCCGATCCCGATCACCACGTCGGCGCTCGCGGCGATCTCGTTGGCCGCGTTCGTGCCGGTGACCCCGACCGCGCCGAGGCAGAGCGGGTGGTCGTACGGCAGGGCGCCCTTGCCGGCCTGGGTCTCCACCACCGGTACGCCGTGCCGCTCGGCGAAGTCGCGCAGCGCGTCCGTCGCGCCGCTGTAGATCACCCCGCCCCCGGCCACCACGACCGGACGGTGAGCCGCCGTCACGGTCCGGGCCGCCCGCCGCACGGCGGCCTCGTCCGGGCGCGGGCGGGGCACGTGCCAGGTGCGCTCGGCGAACAGCTCCGCCGGCCAGTCGTACGCCTCGGCCTGCATGTCCTGCGGCAGGGCCAGGGTGACCGCGCCGGTCTCCACCGGGTCGGTGAGCACCCGCATCGCGGCCAGCAGCGCCGCCGGCAGCTGCTCCGGCCGGTTGATTCGGTCCCAGTAGCGGCTGACCGGGCGCAGCGCGTCGGTGACGCTGATGTCGTGGGAGCGGACATCTTCCAGCTCCTGCAGCACCGGGTTGGCCGGTCGGGTGGCGAAGATGTCGCCGGGCAGCAGTAGCACCGGCAGCCGGTTGATGGTGGCCCCGGCCGCGCCGGTGACCAGGTTGGTGGCGCCCGGGCCGATGGAGGTGGTGCAGGCCAGGGTGGCCAGCCGGTCGGTCATCCGGGCGTACGCCGCCGCCGTGTGCACCATGCCCTGCTCGTTGCGGCACAACCGGTACGGCAGGTCGATCCCCGCCGCGGCGGCACCGGCCAGGGCCTCCCCGAGACCGGCCACGTTGCCGTGGCCGAAGATGCCGAAGCAGCCCGGGATCAGCCGGCGGCGCTGCCCGTCGCGCTCGGACCACTGCCGGGCCAGGAAGGCCACCACGGCCTGCGCCACCGTCAGCCTGGGCATCAGTTCCCTCCCGCTCCGGTCAGCGGCAGCCGTGGGTCGACCGGCTGGCCGGCCCAGCTGCCCCGGATCCAGCCGTGTCGCGGGTCGTCCACGCACGCCATGGTGCGGGTCGGGCCGGGACCGGCCAGCACGTTGAGGTAGTAGAGGTGGTAGCCGGGCGGGGCCATCGACGGGCCGTGATAGCCGTACGGGACGAGCACCACGTCGCCGGTGCGCACCTCAGCCAGGACGTCGATCGGCCGCCGATCGGTGCCGTACACCCGCTGGTAGCCGACCTGCCCGCCGCGCTCCCCCGGCGACCCGCCGGCCACCTCGAAGTAGTAGATCTCCTCCAGCCGCGCCTCGACCCGGCCGTCGTCGTGGACCCGGTCGTCCTCGTGCTTGTGCGGCGGGTACGACGACCAGTTGCCGTCGGGGGTGAGCACCTCGACGGCGACCAGCCGGTCGCAGTCGAACGCGTCCGGCGAGCAGAAGTTGTTGACCTGGCGGCTGGCCGACCCGGCGCCGCGCAGCTCCACCGGCACGTCCCCGGCCGTACCGTAGCGCGGCGGCAGCCGGCGGCTGGCCCGGGCCGACGGCAGGGCGAACCGCCCCTGCCCGCGGACCGTGACCGTGGCGTCGCGGGGCAGGTAGGCGAAGTCGGTGACCGCGGCGAAGACCGAGGCGCGGCCGGCCAGCTCCAGCCGGAGCCCGGCACAGTGCACGGTGGCGGCCCCGGCCAGCGGCAGGACCAGCATCTCCTCCTCGCCGGTGGCGAAGGTGACCTCGCCGCCGACGGGCAGGTCGAGCACCCGCAGCCCCGCGTACGCCCAGCCGGCCCGCTCCGGAGTCACCTCCAGCGCCCAGGGCTCCCGCGCGGCCGACCCCCACGGCAGGTGCAAGCTCATGCTTCCTGCCTGCTGGGCAGCAGCGAGTGGGCCAGGTCGACGGCGGCGGCCACGTCGTCGTCCGGCGGGTACAGCAGCGCCCGGCCGACCACCAGCCCCCGCACGCCGGGCTGCCGCAACGCCCGCTGCCAGCGGGCGTAGACCACGTCGGGGGCCTCCGTGGGGTCGCCGCCGAGCAGCAGCACGGGCAGCGTCGTGGCCGCCATCACCCGGTCCATCTCGTCGATCGCCGGCAGCTTCAACCAGGTGTACGCCGAGGTCGTGCCGAGCGCCTGCCCGACGCTCACGCTCTTGATCACCGCCTCGGGTGTCAGGTCGACGTGGACCCGGCCGCCGGCCCGCCCGACCCACATCGGCTCGACCAGGGCCGCCATCCGGTGTGCGGCCAGCGCGCTGACCGCCCGGGCGCAGGCCTGCAGGGTGGAGGCGGTGGCGTGGTCCTCGGGGTCGATCCGGCACAGCATCTTGCCGCCGTCGTAGCCCATCGCGGCGATGCTGTCGGCGTCGTACGCGGTGAACCGGTCGTCCAGCTCGAACGCGGCGCCGGACAGGCCGCCGCGGTTCATCGAGCCGATCGCCAGCCGGTCCTCCAACGCGCCCAGCAGCAGCAGGTCCTCCAGGATGTCCGGGGTGCCGAGCACCCCGTCGACGCCCGGCCGGGACAGCGCGACCCGCAGCCGGTCGAGCAGCTCGGTGCGCCCGGCCATCGCCATCGGCCGGTCGCGTACGCCGAGGGCGCCCCGGGCGGGGTGGTCGGCGGCGATGACGAACAGCGGCCGGTCGCGGTCCGGCCACGCTCGGCGGGTCCGCCCGGCGGCGGCCTCGGCGATCGCCTGGGGCCGGTGCGCGCGGGTGAGGGTCAGCGCCTCGTACTCGGTACTCACCGGTTTCCTTCCGTCGCGGGGGCCGGCTCGGGCCGGGCCGCGAGCGCGGCGGTCTCGGCCTCGTCGGGCATGGCGGCCGAGCAGGCCAGGCGGGAGGCGACGATAGCCCCCGCGGCGTTGGCGAAGCGCAGCGTCCGGGCCAGCGGCCAGCCGCGCAGCAGGCCCAGGCAGAGGGCGCCGCCGAAGGCGTCGCCGGCGCCGAGGCCGTTGACCACCTCCACCGGTACCGGCGGCACCCGGACCGTCTCGTCGGGTGTGCTGGCCAGCACCCCGTCCGGGCCGAGCTTGACCACCGCCAGGCGCGGGCCCCGATCCAGCAGCAGCCGGGCGGCGCGCTCGGGATCCCGGCTGCCGACCGCCACCTCGACCTCGTCGAGGTTGCCGACGGCGACGGTGACCCGGGGCAGCACCTCCGCGTAGGCGGCCGTGGCGGCGGCCGCGTCCGGCCAGAACGCCGGCCGGTAGTCCAGGTCGAAGACGGTGTGCGGGCGGCCGGCCCGGGCGGCCAGCGCGGTGCCGTGCGCGGCGCGGCTGGGCTGCTGGCACAGGCCGGTCCCGGTGAGCCAGAAGACCCTGGCGTCGACGATCGCGGCGAGGTCCAGCTCGTCGGGATGGATCTGCAGGTCCGGCGCGGTCGGTGTGCGGTAGAACCAGATCGGGAAGTGGTCCGGCGGGAAGATCTCGCAGAAGGTGACCGGGGTCGGCAGCCCGTCGACCGGGCGTACCTGGCTGTCGTCGACCGCGAAGTCGCGCAGTGCCCGGTGCACGTAGTCGGCGAAGGCGTCGGCGCCGGTGCGGGTGATGACTCCGGCGCGCAGTCCGTAGCGGGCGGCGGCGACGGCGACGTTGGTGGCACTGCCGCCGAGGAACCGGCCGAACGTCTCGACCTCGGCCAGCGGCGTGGCGATCTGCAGTGGATAGATGTCCACTCCGACCCGGCCGATGGTGAGCACGTCGAGCATGCGGCGTCCCTTGTTCCGGGCCGGCGACGGCGTGACCACCGGCTCGCTCCTGGTCATTGATTGGTAACAGTGAGCGTGGGTTGTGTCAATGTGTTGTCCTGACATCCGGTGGCTCTATCGGCTGACCGCTTGGGTACAGTGGCAGCCCATCCCCCACTGGGCAGCCGTGACGAGGAGGCCCCCGTGACCAGGCCCGAGATCGTCATCGACCGGAGCAGCCCGGTCCCCCTCTACTTCCAGGTCGCCGAGCAGTTCGCCGCCGCCATCCAGCGCGGCGAGCTGGCACCGGGCGACCGGCTGGACAGCGAGTTGCAGCTCGCCGACCGGCTGGGACTGTCCCGGCCCACCGTCCGGCAGGCCATCCAGCACCTGGTGGACAAGGGGCTGATCGCGCGCCGGCGGGGCGTGGGCACCCAGGTGGTCCGGGCCGAGGTCCGCCGCGCGGTGGAGCTGACCAGCCTGCACGACGACCTGGCCCGGGCCGGGCGGCAGCCGTCCACCTCGGTCCTGGAGCTGGCCACGGTGGACTGCCCGGCCAAGGTGGCGGCGGCGCTCGGGGTGGATGTCGGCAGCCCGGTGCAGCACCTGCGCCGGCTGCGCTTCGCCGACGGCGAGCCCCTGGCCGTGATGCAGAACTGGCTCCCGCTCGACCCGGTCCGGCTCACCCTGGACGCCCTGCAGGCCCGGGGCCTGTACGCGATCCTGCGGGCCGCCGGGCTGCGGGTGCGCGGCGCCCACCAGCGGATCGGGGCCCGGGCCGCGACCGCCGCGGAGGCGCAGATGCTCGGCGAGCGACGCGGCGCCCCGTTGCTGACCATGACCCGCACCGCCTACGACGACCAGGGCCGCCACCTCGAGCACGGCGAGCACATCTACCGGGCCTCCCGGTACGCGCTGGAGGTGACCGTCGCCGAGCGGTGAGCCGCGGGATTCCCGCTCAATCCAGTGACAGGT comes from Micromonospora viridifaciens and encodes:
- the iolD gene encoding 3D-(3,5/4)-trihydroxycyclohexane-1,2-dione acylhydrolase (decyclizing) — its product is MPRLTVAQAVVAFLARQWSERDGQRRRLIPGCFGIFGHGNVAGLGEALAGAAAAGIDLPYRLCRNEQGMVHTAAAYARMTDRLATLACTTSIGPGATNLVTGAAGATINRLPVLLLPGDIFATRPANPVLQELEDVRSHDISVTDALRPVSRYWDRINRPEQLPAALLAAMRVLTDPVETGAVTLALPQDMQAEAYDWPAELFAERTWHVPRPRPDEAAVRRAARTVTAAHRPVVVAGGGVIYSGATDALRDFAERHGVPVVETQAGKGALPYDHPLCLGAVGVTGTNAANEIAASADVVIGIGTRYSDFTTASGTLFGDARFVNLNITGFDAAKLSGAQVVGDARETLAALSSACGDWATAPAYRSTVAELGARWAAVVDQARRVAADAAPTQAALIGAVNDAAGPRDVVVCAAGSMPGDLHKLWRSTDPKAYHVEYGYSCMGYEIAGGIGVKLAAPDREVFALVGDGSYLMLPSELVTAVAEGVKLVVVLVDNQGFASIGRLSESVGAQRLGTAYRDRAGGPLPVDLAANAASLGAEVIRVTTMAELRAGLAAAKAADRTTVVHVSTDPMEPGPAGGAWWDVPVAEVSATAAARAARAAYETGRKARRAHLRPS
- the iolB gene encoding 5-deoxy-glucuronate isomerase; this encodes MSLHLPWGSAAREPWALEVTPERAGWAYAGLRVLDLPVGGEVTFATGEEEMLVLPLAGAATVHCAGLRLELAGRASVFAAVTDFAYLPRDATVTVRGQGRFALPSARASRRLPPRYGTAGDVPVELRGAGSASRQVNNFCSPDAFDCDRLVAVEVLTPDGNWSSYPPHKHEDDRVHDDGRVEARLEEIYYFEVAGGSPGERGGQVGYQRVYGTDRRPIDVLAEVRTGDVVLVPYGYHGPSMAPPGYHLYYLNVLAGPGPTRTMACVDDPRHGWIRGSWAGQPVDPRLPLTGAGGN
- a CDS encoding Cgl0159 family (beta/alpha)8-fold protein — translated: MSTEYEALTLTRAHRPQAIAEAAAGRTRRAWPDRDRPLFVIAADHPARGALGVRDRPMAMAGRTELLDRLRVALSRPGVDGVLGTPDILEDLLLLGALEDRLAIGSMNRGGLSGAAFELDDRFTAYDADSIAAMGYDGGKMLCRIDPEDHATASTLQACARAVSALAAHRMAALVEPMWVGRAGGRVHVDLTPEAVIKSVSVGQALGTTSAYTWLKLPAIDEMDRVMAATTLPVLLLGGDPTEAPDVVYARWQRALRQPGVRGLVVGRALLYPPDDDVAAAVDLAHSLLPSRQEA
- the iolC gene encoding 5-dehydro-2-deoxygluconokinase, with amino-acid sequence MVTPSPARNKGRRMLDVLTIGRVGVDIYPLQIATPLAEVETFGRFLGGSATNVAVAAARYGLRAGVITRTGADAFADYVHRALRDFAVDDSQVRPVDGLPTPVTFCEIFPPDHFPIWFYRTPTAPDLQIHPDELDLAAIVDARVFWLTGTGLCQQPSRAAHGTALAARAGRPHTVFDLDYRPAFWPDAAAATAAYAEVLPRVTVAVGNLDEVEVAVGSRDPERAARLLLDRGPRLAVVKLGPDGVLASTPDETVRVPPVPVEVVNGLGAGDAFGGALCLGLLRGWPLARTLRFANAAGAIVASRLACSAAMPDEAETAALAARPEPAPATEGNR
- a CDS encoding GntR family transcriptional regulator, with protein sequence MTRPEIVIDRSSPVPLYFQVAEQFAAAIQRGELAPGDRLDSELQLADRLGLSRPTVRQAIQHLVDKGLIARRRGVGTQVVRAEVRRAVELTSLHDDLARAGRQPSTSVLELATVDCPAKVAAALGVDVGSPVQHLRRLRFADGEPLAVMQNWLPLDPVRLTLDALQARGLYAILRAAGLRVRGAHQRIGARAATAAEAQMLGERRGAPLLTMTRTAYDDQGRHLEHGEHIYRASRYALEVTVAER